From the Musa acuminata AAA Group cultivar baxijiao chromosome BXJ3-7, Cavendish_Baxijiao_AAA, whole genome shotgun sequence genome, one window contains:
- the LOC135643498 gene encoding protein PHOSPHATE-INDUCED 1 homolog, whose translation MASSSLGTHGFVLLTLLFAASLFQRSFGGRTLSALVEEQPLAMTYHKGALLTGNVSVNLVFYGKFTAYQRAIISDFVASLSPLPRRKQYVEPSVATWWKTLAKYYATSRTPLPRLRLGKQVLDETYSLGRSLRDSDLAKLAARGAPRDAINVVLTAEDVAVGRFCMSRCGSHGASPRSRASGRFAYIWVGNSATQCPGQCAWPFHQPLYGPQTPPLVAPNGDVGVDGMVINLASMLAGAATNPFGDGFFQGPREAALEAATACPGVYAKGAYPGYAGDVLMDPATGASYNAHGVHGRKFLVPALFDPSTSTCSTLV comes from the coding sequence ATGGCTTCTTCTTCCCTCGGAACTCATGGTTTTGTTCTTCTTACACTTCTCTTCGCTGCGTCTCTGTTCCAGCGCTCCTTTGGTGGCAGAACTCTCAGTGCCTTGGTGGAGGAACAGCCACTCGCCATGACCTACCACAAGGGTGCTCTACTCACTGGCAATGTCTCCGTTAACCTCGTCTTTTACGGCAAATTCACAGCTTACCAAAGAGCCATCATCTCCGACTTCGTCGCCTCCCTCTCCCCCCTCCCCCGCCGGAAGCAGTACGTCGAGCCGTCGGTGGCCACCTGGTGGAAGACCCTCGCCAAGTACTACGCCACGTCGAGGACGCCGTTGCCTAGGCTTCGCCTCGGCAAGCAGGTCCTCGACGAGACGTACTCCCTCGGCAGGTCCCTCCGCGACTCCGACCTTGCGAAGCTGGCCGCCAGGGGGGCGCCGCGAGACGCCATCAACGTGGTGCTCACCGCGGAGGACGTGGCGGTTGGGAGGTTCTGTATGAGCCGGTGCGGCTCCCACGGGGCGTCGCCCCGGTCCAGGGCCAGCGGCCGGTTCGCCTACATCTGGGTGGGCAACTCGGCGACGCAGTGCCCCGGCCAGTGCGCCTGGCCCTTCCACCAGCCCTTGTACGGGCCGCAGACGCCACCGCTGGTGGCGCCCAACGGCGACGTCGGGGTCGACGGCATGGTGATCAACCTGGCGAGCATGCTGGCCGGCGCCGCCACCAACCCGTTCGGGGACGGCTTCTTCCAGGGACCGAGGGAGGCGGCGCTGGAGGCGGCGACGGCGTGCCCCGGCGTGTACGCGAAGGGGGCCTATCCGGGCTACGCTGGGGACGTTCTGATGGACCCCGCGACGGGGGCCAGTTACAACGCCCATGGGGTCCACGGGAGGAAGTTTCTGGTCCCAGCGCTGTTTGACCCGTCAACGTCCACCTGCTCTACGCTGGTTTAA
- the LOC135643499 gene encoding protein PHOSPHATE-INDUCED 1-like, whose amino-acid sequence MASFLVSKTTVLLLVLVSLAQVNMGSRVLSSLVEQPSELLTYHNGAVLQGDIAISIMWYGAFTPTQKSIISDFLLSLTPSSQTRPQPLTPSVPQWWETIDKVYLAKAGKKTKTTNIVLAEQVSDEECSLGKSLKTSQIPELAARAGPKKGGIALVFTAQDVAVEGFCMSRCGLHGSDRNTGSAYIWVGNSAEQCPGRCAWPFHQPMYGPQTPPLVAPNGDVGVDGMVINLATLVAGTVTNPFGDGFFQGAREAPLEAATACPGVYGKGAYPGYAGDLLVDATTGASYNANGVRGRKYLVPALFDPSTSTCSTLV is encoded by the coding sequence ATGGCTTCTTTCCTAGTCTCTAAAACCACCGTTCTGCTACTGGTTCTGGTGAGCCTGGCACAAGTCAACATGGGCTCGAGAGTACTGTCGAGCTTGGTTGAACAGCCATCGGAACTCCTCACGTACCACAATGGTGCAGTGCTCCAAGGCGACATCGCCATCTCCATCATGTGGTACGGGGCATTCACCCCAACCCAGAAGTCCATCATCTCCGACTTCCTACTCTCCCTCACACCGAGCTCCCAAACTCGACCGCAGCCACTGACTCCTTCCGTCCCACAGTGGTGGGAGACCATCGACAAAGTTTACCTGGCCAAAGCCGGAAAGAAGACGAAGACGACCAACATTGTGTTGGCCGAACAAGTCTCGGACGAGGAGTGCTCCCTCGGGAAGTCCCTCAAGACGTCCCAGATCCCGGAGTTGGCCGCCAGGGCCGGTCCGAAGAAGGGTGGAATCGCGCTCGTGTTCACCGCCCAGGACGTGGCGGTCGAGGGCTTCTGCATGAGCCGCTGCGGCCTGCACGGTTCCGACCGGAACACCGGGTCCGCCTACATCTGGGTGGGCAACTCGGCGGAGCAGTGCCCGGGCCGGTGCGCGTGGCCCTTCCACCAGCCCATGTACGGGCCACAGACGCCGCCGCTGGTGGCGCCCAACGGCGACGTCGGAGTCGACGGCATGGTGATCAACCTGGCGACCCTGGTGGCCGGCACCGTCACCAACCCGTTCGGCGACGGATTCTTTCAGGGGGCGAGGGAGGCGCCACTGGAAGCGGCGACGGCGTGCCCGGGGGTGTACGGGAAGGGAGCCTACCCGGGCTACGCCGGCGACCTGCTCGTGGACGCCACCACCGGGGCCAGCTACAACGCGAACGGCGTCCGCGGGAGAAAGTACCTGGTGCCGGCGCTGTTTGATCCGTCGACGTCCACCTGCTCCACGCTGGTTTAG
- the LOC103991514 gene encoding protein PHOSPHATE-INDUCED 1 homolog has translation MAVATATTALVFALLASVVFRGSYGGRTLSALVEEQPLAMTYHKGALLAGNVSVNLIFYGKFTASQRAIISDFVTSLSPLPHQKDSLEPSVATWWKTLAKYYAASRTSFPKLGLGKQVVDEKYSLGRSLRDTDLAKLAARGAPRDAVNVVLTAEDVAVEGFCMSRCGTHGASRRSRAGRFAYVWVGNSATQCPGQCAWPFHQPMYGPQAPPLVAPNGDVGVDGMIINLAGLLAGTATNPFGNGYFQGPKEAPLEAATACPGVYGKGAYPGYAGYLLVDPVTGASYNAHGARGRKYLLPALFDPSTSSCSTLV, from the coding sequence ATGGCTGTCGCTACTGCTACTACCGCACTAGTGTTCGCATTACTAGCCTCGGTTGTGTTTCGAGGTTCCTACGGCGGCAGAACTCTCAGTGCGTTGGTGGAGGAACAGCCCCTCGCCATGACCTACCACAAGGGAGCTCTGCTCGCCGGCAACGTCTCCGTCAATCTCATCTTTTATGGCAAGTTCACCGCCTCCCAAAGAGCCATCATTTCCGATTTCGTCACTTCTCTCTCGCCCCTCCCCCACCAGAAGGACTCCCTGGAGCCCTCCGTGGCCACCTGGTGGAAGACCCTCGCCAAATATTATGCTGCGTCGAGGACATCGTTCCCTAAGCTTGGCCTCGGCAAGCAGGTCGTCGACGAGAAGTACTCCCTCGGCAGGTCCCTCCGCGACACCGACCTCGCGAAACTGGCCGCCAGGGGGGCGCCGCGGGACGCCGTGAACGTGGTGCTCACGGCCGAGGACGTTGCTGTGGAGGGATTCTGCATGAGCCGGTGCGGCACCCACGGCGCGTCCCGACGGTCCCGCGCCGGCCGGTTCGCCTACGTCTGGGTGGGCAACTCGGCGACGCAGTGCCCCGGCCAGTGCGCCTGGCCCTTCCACCAGCCGATGTACGGGCCTCAGGCGCCGCCGCTGGTGGCTCCCAACGGAGACGTTGGTGTCGACGGAATGATCATCAACCTGGCAGGGCTGCTGGCCGGCACGGCGACCAACCCGTTCGGCAACGGGTACTTCCAGGGGCCGAAGGAAGCGCCGCTTGAGGCGGCGACGGCGTGCCCGGGGGTCTACGGGAAGGGGGCCTATCCGGGCTACGCGGGGTACCTGCTAGTGGACCCCGTGACGGGGGCCAGCTACAACGCTCACGGGGCACGCGGCAGGAAGTACCTTCTCCCCGCCCTCTTTGACCCGTCCACCTCATCCTGCTCCACCTTGGTGTAG